From a region of the Pseudoclavibacter endophyticus genome:
- the ctaC gene encoding aa3-type cytochrome oxidase subunit II — MRKDHRSKWIALPLAGLIVAVLAACTPQQYQQGWLPGEPGVSSIGDMVMPFWVNSWITLVALGVFVWGLIIWCLVAYRRRKTDTAAPRQLRYHMPIEILFTVMPLILVGGFFAFTARDSAAIENNYAVGEDAALDPDNAADVHIEVYGKQWAWDFNYLPVDGSEYDGDVYYEGVQAQPTFDEDGNTTGEIDEASLPVLYVPVGAQVLVDLKSRDVAHSFWIIDFHYKEDTIPGKTNQMSFTADRVGTYLGKCAELCGEYHAMMLFQVHVVEADEYNAYIQSLRDEGNVGSRGDEYNRNNNLPGTEVPHHGPEETE, encoded by the coding sequence GTGCGAAAAGACCACCGATCCAAGTGGATCGCGCTTCCCCTCGCGGGACTCATCGTCGCGGTTCTCGCGGCCTGCACTCCCCAGCAGTATCAGCAGGGCTGGCTGCCCGGTGAGCCCGGGGTCAGCTCGATCGGCGACATGGTGATGCCGTTCTGGGTCAACAGCTGGATCACGCTCGTCGCGCTCGGCGTCTTCGTGTGGGGCCTCATCATCTGGTGCCTCGTGGCGTATCGCCGACGCAAGACCGACACGGCCGCGCCGCGCCAGCTCCGCTACCACATGCCCATCGAGATCCTCTTCACGGTGATGCCGTTGATCTTGGTCGGCGGGTTCTTCGCCTTCACGGCACGCGACTCGGCCGCGATCGAGAACAACTACGCGGTCGGCGAAGACGCCGCGCTCGACCCCGACAACGCGGCGGACGTGCACATCGAGGTGTACGGAAAGCAATGGGCGTGGGACTTCAACTATCTCCCCGTCGACGGCAGCGAGTACGACGGTGACGTCTACTACGAGGGCGTCCAGGCTCAGCCGACCTTCGACGAGGACGGCAACACGACCGGCGAGATCGATGAGGCGTCGCTCCCCGTGCTGTACGTGCCCGTCGGCGCGCAGGTACTCGTCGATCTCAAGAGCCGCGACGTCGCCCACTCGTTCTGGATCATCGACTTCCACTACAAGGAAGACACGATTCCGGGCAAGACCAACCAGATGTCGTTCACGGCCGACCGAGTCGGAACGTACCTCGGCAAGTGCGCGGAGCTGTGCGGCGAGTACCACGCGATGATGCTGTTCCAGGTGCACGTGGTGGAGGCCGACGAGTACAACGCCTACATCCAGTCACTGCGCGACGAGGGCAACGTCGGCTCACGGGGCGACGAATACAACCGCAACA
- the erpA gene encoding iron-sulfur cluster insertion protein ErpA yields the protein MSTTLDGITMTENTHGVTLSPTAAAKVKSLLSQEGRDDLRLRVAVQPGGCSGLIYQLYFDERELEGDASVDFDGVEVIIDPMSTPYLEGASIDFEDTIQKQGFTIDNPNAVGSCACGDSFH from the coding sequence ATGAGCACGACGCTCGACGGGATCACGATGACCGAGAACACGCACGGCGTGACGCTCTCGCCGACGGCGGCAGCCAAGGTCAAGAGCCTGCTCAGTCAAGAGGGCCGCGACGACCTGCGCCTGCGCGTCGCCGTGCAGCCCGGCGGCTGCTCGGGCCTCATCTACCAGCTGTACTTCGATGAGCGCGAGCTCGAGGGCGACGCCTCGGTCGATTTCGACGGCGTCGAGGTCATCATCGACCCGATGAGCACACCGTACCTCGAGGGCGCCTCGATCGACTTCGAAGACACGATCCAGAAGCAGGGGTTCACGATCGACAACCCCAACGCGGTCGGCTCGTGCGCGTGCGGCGACTCATTCCACTGA
- a CDS encoding M20/M25/M40 family metallo-hydrolase, producing the protein MQQPTTPDASDPATVAAGRETARDDRTGALVGDRDDVALERDLGERVDLLFPSAVARLAELVRIPSVSWASFDPEHVERSAARVAEIVRALGVFERVDVLRSNRADGTPGQPAVVAVRPAPDGAPTVLLYAHHDVQPPGDEDGWRTPAFEPTVVGDRLYGRGASDDKAGIALHLAAIEALRDVTGGDLPLGLALFIEGEEEDGSPSFDRFLADHGDALRADAIIVADSENPSVSTPGLTVSLRGNITFRLTVRTLEHAWHSGMFGGAVPDAVLAMVRTLDSLWGPDGGVAVAGLTAREGADPGIEGDERRIVEAGLHGAATPIGRGSVRDRTANQPAITVTGIDAPSVATASNTLVPSVSARVSVRVAPGQDADAARDAVVAHLRAHAPFGATVEMSEFDIGQGFLVDHGTPAVTTMLDAMRDTWGSEPALVGIGGSIPFIASLVERYPDAQILVTGVEDPATMAHSPNESQHLGVLRRATQAEARFLLRFGRGVAER; encoded by the coding sequence ATGCAGCAGCCGACGACGCCCGACGCCAGCGATCCAGCAACCGTCGCCGCCGGGAGGGAGACGGCCCGCGATGACCGGACCGGTGCGCTCGTGGGCGACCGCGACGACGTCGCGCTCGAGAGAGACCTCGGTGAGCGAGTCGACCTGCTGTTTCCCAGCGCGGTCGCGAGGCTCGCGGAGCTCGTTCGCATCCCGTCGGTCTCGTGGGCGTCGTTCGATCCCGAGCACGTCGAGCGCAGTGCGGCGCGCGTCGCCGAGATCGTGCGGGCGCTCGGCGTGTTCGAACGCGTCGACGTGCTGCGCTCGAATCGAGCCGACGGCACGCCCGGCCAGCCGGCGGTCGTCGCGGTGCGACCGGCACCTGACGGTGCGCCCACCGTGCTGCTTTACGCGCACCACGACGTGCAGCCGCCCGGTGACGAGGACGGCTGGCGCACGCCCGCCTTTGAGCCGACCGTCGTCGGCGACCGCCTCTACGGACGCGGCGCGAGCGACGACAAGGCCGGCATTGCGCTGCACCTCGCGGCGATCGAGGCCCTGCGGGATGTCACCGGCGGCGACCTGCCGCTCGGACTCGCGCTGTTCATCGAGGGTGAGGAGGAAGACGGCTCGCCGAGTTTCGACCGCTTCCTCGCCGACCACGGCGACGCGCTCAGGGCAGACGCGATCATCGTCGCCGACAGCGAGAACCCCTCGGTCTCGACCCCCGGGCTGACGGTGTCGCTGCGCGGCAACATCACGTTCCGACTCACGGTGCGCACCCTCGAACACGCCTGGCACTCCGGCATGTTCGGCGGTGCGGTGCCGGATGCCGTGCTTGCGATGGTGCGGACCCTCGACTCCCTGTGGGGCCCTGACGGAGGCGTCGCCGTCGCGGGGCTCACGGCTCGCGAGGGCGCGGACCCGGGCATCGAGGGGGACGAGCGGCGCATCGTCGAAGCGGGACTGCATGGCGCCGCGACGCCCATTGGGCGGGGATCGGTGCGCGACCGGACCGCGAATCAACCGGCCATCACGGTCACGGGCATCGATGCGCCCTCGGTCGCCACCGCCTCGAACACCCTCGTTCCGAGTGTGAGTGCGCGCGTTTCGGTGCGCGTCGCGCCAGGGCAGGATGCCGACGCCGCGCGGGACGCCGTCGTCGCGCACCTGCGTGCCCACGCACCCTTCGGTGCCACCGTGGAGATGAGCGAATTCGACATCGGCCAGGGGTTCCTGGTCGACCACGGGACTCCCGCCGTCACGACGATGCTCGACGCCATGCGCGACACCTGGGGGAGCGAGCCCGCGCTCGTCGGCATCGGCGGATCGATTCCGTTCATCGCGTCGCTGGTTGAGCGCTACCCCGACGCGCAGATCCTCGTCACGGGCGTCGAAGACCCGGCCACCATGGCGCACAGCCCGAACGAGTCACAGCACCTCGGCGTGTTGCGGCGGGCGACGCAGGCCGAGGCGCGGTTCCTGCTGCGCTTCGGTCGCGGCGTCGCCGAGCGGTGA
- a CDS encoding DUF3043 domain-containing protein, producing the protein MSEPTAPKKTGDGKKGPTPKRREREAANFRPLVPDDRKQAKKEMQAQMRRKQQEAREGMARGDDRYLRENDRGPQKRYMRDYIDARFSFGELLLPLMFVVIFVTFVPAPEAGIWAMTFIWAYLAIAITEAVIIANLIKRRIRAVVGESKLEKGFIFGTLARIMQLRMLRMPKPQVKRGERIVFTGH; encoded by the coding sequence ATGAGCGAGCCCACCGCCCCGAAGAAGACCGGCGACGGGAAGAAGGGCCCGACCCCGAAACGACGGGAGCGCGAGGCCGCAAACTTCCGTCCGCTCGTCCCAGACGATCGCAAGCAGGCGAAGAAGGAGATGCAGGCGCAGATGCGCCGCAAGCAGCAGGAGGCGCGCGAGGGCATGGCCCGGGGCGACGACCGTTACCTGCGCGAGAACGACCGCGGCCCGCAGAAGCGCTACATGCGTGATTACATCGACGCGCGGTTTTCGTTCGGCGAGCTGCTCTTGCCGCTCATGTTCGTGGTGATCTTCGTGACGTTCGTCCCCGCGCCCGAGGCCGGCATCTGGGCCATGACGTTCATCTGGGCCTACCTCGCGATCGCCATCACGGAGGCCGTGATCATCGCGAACCTCATTAAGCGGCGGATCCGTGCGGTCGTCGGCGAGTCCAAACTCGAGAAGGGGTTCATCTTTGGAACCCTCGCCCGCATCATGCAGCTGCGGATGCTGCGGATGCCGAAGCCGCAGGTCAAGCGCGGCGAACGCATCGTCTTCACCGGACATTGA
- a CDS encoding quinone-dependent dihydroorotate dehydrogenase, with product MYRLRLYPLVFELVLRRLETERAHALGSVAIRMLGSAPLATIVRRFTAPHPSLRTEALGLTFPSPFGLAAGFDKDARDVDGLHALGFGHVEVGTVTPVPQPGNPRPRMYRLIDDRGLINRMGFNNLGAVQAASALRRRATGPATGGRIIVGVNIGKNKDTPADQAARDYVAAAQAVRDVADYLVVNVSSPNTPGLRGLQELDALEPILRATLDAAGGVPLLVKIAPDLSDDEIRRIAGLATNAGLAGVVATNTTVSREGLRASARVVEAYGAGGLSGGPLRERSLHVLRVLRDALPADRCLVSVGGVTSADDVLERLEAGANLVQGYTAFLYEGPLWAARINRALRRRGLPRTVSAA from the coding sequence GTGTACCGCCTTCGCCTCTACCCGCTGGTGTTCGAGCTCGTACTACGCCGTCTCGAGACCGAACGCGCGCACGCGCTCGGCTCCGTCGCCATTCGGATGCTCGGCTCGGCCCCGCTCGCCACGATCGTCCGCCGGTTCACCGCACCGCATCCGAGCCTGCGAACCGAGGCGCTCGGGCTCACGTTCCCGAGTCCGTTCGGGCTCGCCGCCGGATTCGACAAAGATGCACGCGACGTCGACGGACTCCATGCGCTCGGGTTCGGGCACGTCGAGGTGGGCACCGTGACGCCGGTGCCGCAGCCCGGCAATCCGCGGCCACGAATGTATCGGCTCATCGACGACCGAGGGCTCATCAATCGCATGGGATTCAACAACCTCGGCGCGGTGCAGGCGGCGAGCGCCCTGCGTCGCCGCGCAACCGGCCCGGCCACGGGCGGCCGGATCATCGTCGGCGTCAACATCGGCAAGAACAAGGACACTCCCGCCGACCAGGCTGCGCGGGACTACGTTGCCGCGGCGCAGGCGGTCCGTGACGTCGCCGACTACCTCGTCGTCAATGTCTCCTCGCCGAACACGCCCGGCCTCCGCGGGCTGCAGGAGCTTGACGCGCTCGAACCGATCCTTCGAGCGACCCTCGACGCCGCGGGGGGCGTCCCCCTGCTGGTGAAGATCGCGCCGGACCTGAGCGATGACGAGATCCGCCGCATCGCCGGGCTCGCGACGAACGCGGGGCTTGCCGGCGTCGTCGCGACGAACACGACCGTGTCACGTGAGGGACTGCGGGCATCCGCCCGCGTTGTCGAGGCGTACGGGGCCGGCGGGCTCTCGGGCGGGCCGCTCCGTGAGCGATCGCTCCATGTGCTGCGCGTTCTGCGTGATGCGCTGCCCGCCGACCGGTGCCTCGTCTCGGTCGGTGGGGTCACTTCGGCCGACGACGTGCTCGAGCGGCTCGAGGCGGGCGCGAATCTCGTGCAGGGCTACACGGCGTTTCTCTACGAGGGCCCGCTCTGGGCGGCGCGCATCAATCGGGCACTGCGCCGGCGAGGCCTGCCGCGCACCGTATCGGCGGCGTGA
- the nrdR gene encoding transcriptional regulator NrdR — MHCPFCRHPDSRVVDSRTTDDGNAVRRRRQCPECGRRFTTTESASLNVVKRNGIVEPFSREKIVAGVRKACQGRPVTDADLGLLAQRVEEAVRASGISQIEANDIGLAILPPLRELDEVAYLRFASVYQSFAGLEDFERAIESLRSDGVTSRHGGEPLDDEE; from the coding sequence ATGCACTGCCCGTTCTGCCGACACCCCGACTCGCGCGTCGTCGACTCGCGCACGACCGACGATGGCAACGCCGTGCGCCGCCGCCGGCAGTGTCCGGAATGCGGGCGCCGGTTCACGACCACGGAGTCGGCGAGCCTCAACGTCGTCAAGCGAAACGGCATCGTCGAGCCCTTCTCTCGCGAGAAGATCGTCGCGGGGGTGCGCAAGGCCTGCCAGGGCCGCCCGGTGACCGATGCCGACCTCGGTCTGCTCGCCCAGCGCGTCGAGGAGGCGGTACGTGCCTCCGGCATCTCGCAGATCGAGGCGAACGACATCGGACTCGCGATTCTGCCCCCGCTTCGTGAGCTCGACGAGGTCGCCTACCTGCGCTTCGCATCCGTGTATCAGTCGTTCGCCGGCCTCGAGGACTTCGAGCGGGCGATCGAGAGCCTGCGGAGCGATGGCGTGACCTCACGGCACGGCGGCGAGCCGCTCGACGACGAGGAGTGA